A portion of the Bacteroides faecium genome contains these proteins:
- a CDS encoding tyrosine-type DNA invertase cluster 3b yields the protein MQKMSKNGFRRCAEMYIECLKKEGRYSTAHVYKNALLSFTTFCGTLNVSFSQITRERLRCYGQYLYECGLKPNTVSTYMRMLRSIYNKGVESGSAPYVHRLFREVYTGVDIRQKKALPVAELHRLLYEDPKSERLRHTQVVAALMFQFCGMSFADLAHLEKSSLDRNVLRYNRIKTKTPMSVEVLDTAKEMINQLRNNHVALSGCPDYLFDILSGDKKRKDERTYREYQSALRKFNNRLKDLARALHLNSPVSSYTFRHSWATTAKYRGVPIEMISESLGHKSIKTTQIYLKGFNLQERTEINKMNLSYVKNCYVGRW from the coding sequence ATGCAAAAGATGAGCAAAAATGGATTTAGACGATGTGCGGAGATGTACATCGAGTGTTTAAAGAAAGAAGGACGCTATTCTACGGCGCATGTCTACAAGAATGCACTGTTATCGTTCACTACGTTTTGCGGTACACTGAATGTATCGTTCAGCCAAATAACCCGGGAGCGTTTACGTTGCTACGGGCAGTATCTTTATGAATGTGGCTTGAAGCCTAATACGGTTTCTACGTATATGCGCATGCTTCGCAGCATTTATAATAAGGGTGTGGAATCGGGAAGTGCGCCTTATGTGCACCGGTTGTTTCGTGAAGTCTATACTGGAGTAGATATTCGGCAAAAGAAAGCCTTACCCGTTGCCGAGCTACACAGGCTTTTGTATGAGGATCCCAAATCAGAACGTTTACGGCATACACAAGTTGTCGCTGCTTTGATGTTTCAGTTTTGTGGAATGTCATTTGCTGATTTGGCTCATTTGGAAAAATCTTCTTTAGACAGGAATGTGCTACGGTATAATCGTATCAAGACCAAAACTCCTATGAGTGTGGAAGTGCTCGATACTGCGAAAGAGATGATTAATCAACTTCGAAATAATCATGTGGCGCTTTCCGGCTGTCCCGATTATCTATTTGATATTCTGTCCGGCGACAAGAAACGGAAAGATGAAAGGACCTATCGGGAATATCAGTCTGCACTTCGAAAGTTTAATAACCGCTTGAAGGATTTGGCAAGGGCGCTTCATCTGAACTCTCCCGTGTCCTCTTATACATTTCGTCACTCTTGGGCAACAACTGCCAAATATCGCGGAGTGCCTATTGAAATGATAAGTGAATCGTTAGGTCATAAATCTATAAAAACAACACAAATCTATCTGAAAGGCTTCAATTTGCAAGAACGTACAGAAATAAACAAAATGAATTTATCTTACGTCAAAAATTGCTATGTAGGTAGATGGTAA
- a CDS encoding YjbH domain-containing protein, translating to MEQTKAVFKDKPLILLKGIILLLIFILTTSLARAQYSLGTTGQLMIPTAEMQETGTFMGGANFLPEQVTPSVFSFPTMNYFVDMTLFSFIEFTYRMTLLKMTTATGRTGYHNQDRSNTIRIRPIKESRYIPAVVVGADDLLTEGATPYWGAYYGVLTKTIRFRSGHQLAVTAGWYFHQGDKPVYNEGPFGGIRYTPSFCRELKFMAEYDTHGWNIGATMRFWKHLSVNVFTREFTCVSAGLRYECTLIH from the coding sequence ATGGAACAAACTAAAGCGGTTTTCAAAGATAAGCCTCTTATCTTATTAAAAGGCATTATTCTACTTCTGATTTTCATTCTGACGACCAGTTTGGCTCGTGCACAATATTCCTTGGGAACAACGGGACAATTGATGATACCCACTGCCGAGATGCAGGAAACCGGTACATTTATGGGAGGAGCAAACTTTCTTCCCGAACAGGTAACTCCTTCCGTTTTCAGCTTTCCCACTATGAATTACTTCGTGGATATGACCTTGTTCTCTTTTATAGAATTTACTTATCGGATGACATTACTCAAAATGACAACTGCTACGGGGAGAACAGGTTATCACAATCAAGACCGCTCCAATACTATCCGTATCCGCCCGATAAAGGAAAGCCGTTACATTCCGGCTGTTGTGGTAGGCGCGGATGATCTTCTGACTGAAGGAGCAACTCCGTATTGGGGAGCTTATTACGGTGTACTTACTAAAACAATCAGATTTCGTTCGGGACATCAACTGGCGGTTACGGCAGGTTGGTATTTTCATCAAGGCGACAAGCCTGTATATAATGAAGGGCCTTTCGGAGGAATTCGTTATACTCCCTCTTTTTGCAGGGAACTGAAATTCATGGCGGAATATGATACGCATGGTTGGAACATCGGTGCCACTATGCGCTTTTGGAAACATTTGTCCGTCAATGTGTTTACCCGCGAATTTACAT